One window from the genome of Hippocampus zosterae strain Florida chromosome 7, ASM2543408v3, whole genome shotgun sequence encodes:
- the arf2b gene encoding ADP-ribosylation factor 2b, giving the protein MGNIFAGIFKGLFGKKEMRILMVGLDAAGKTTILYKLKLGEIVTTIPTIGFNVETVEYKNISFTVWDVGGQDKIRPLWRHYFQNTQGLIFVVDSNDRERVNEAREELARMLSEDELREAVLLVFANKQDLPNAMNAAEITDKLGLHSLRQRNWYIQATCATSGDGLYEGLDWLSNQLKNQK; this is encoded by the exons atgggaaacatcTTTGCTGGCATATTCAAAGGCCTCTTTGGCAAGAAGGAGATGAGGATCCTAATGGTAGGCCTGGATGCTGCAGGGAAGACCACCATCCTTTACAAGCTCAAGCTTGGAGAAATTGTCACCACCATTCCCACCATCG GTTTCAACGTGGAGACGGTTGAATACAAGAACATCAGTTTTACAGTGTGGGACGTGGGCGGCCAGGACAAAATCCGCCCTCTGTGGCGCCACTACTTCCAGAATACCCAAG gTCTGATCTTCGTGGTGGACAGCAATGACCGGGAGCGTGTAAACGAGGCCCGTGAGGAGCTGGCGAGAATGCTGTCTGAGGACGAGCTCCGAGAAGCCGTTCTGCTGGTTTTCGCCAACAAACAG GACCTGCCTAACGCTATGAACGCCGCCGAGATCACGGATAAGCTGGGCCTGCACTCGCTGCGCCAGCGCAACTGGTACATCCAGGCCACGTGCGCCACCAGCGGCGATGGCCTCTACGAGGGCCTCGACTGGCTTTCCAACCAGCTCAAGAACCAGAAATGA